The Montipora capricornis isolate CH-2021 chromosome 6, ASM3666992v2, whole genome shotgun sequence genome has a window encoding:
- the LOC138051020 gene encoding uncharacterized protein: MIPVHDIAHALGEKLCRSLPGFHAITGCDSTSVLAGIGKKKAWNSFCRSTDHQDSVSHLGEEQELNVTTAGKCEAFVCSLYTTSKKASTVDELRYFMFCQKKQKNEMLPPTSDCLLQHLKRSNYQAFVWRHALEAMQDLESPESHGWVRDEKHLLPLLMTKAPAPESLLELTTCKCKTSYCLRNCSCNNTGLSCTEGCYCMADDEVCKNPHGVTCISDSEESDEE; this comes from the coding sequence ATGATTCCAGTGCATGACATCGCCCATGCTTTGGGTGAAAAGCTTTGTAGATCTCTTCCTGGATTCCATGCAATCACGGGCTGTGATTCGACCAGCGTTTTGGCGGGTATCGGGAAGAAGAAGGCTTGGAATAGTTTTTGTCGTAGTACTGACCACCAGGATAGCGTGTCTCATCTCGGAGAGGAACAAGAATTGAACGTAACCACAGCCGGCAAATGCGAAGCCTTTGTTTGCAGTCTATATACGACATCCAAAAAGGCAAGCACCGTAGATGAGCTGCGTTACTTCATGTTCTGCCAGAAAAAGCAGAAAAACGAAATGCTTCCACCGACGTCTGATTGTCTACTTCAACATCTAAAGCGATCAAACTACCAGGCCTTCGTCTGGAGGCATGCTCTTGAAGCGATGCAAGATCTTGAGTCACCAGAGAGTCATGGATGGGTGAGGGATGAAAAGCATCTTTTACCATTGCTAATGACAAAAGCACCGGCCCCGGAAAGTCTCCTCGAACTGACGACGTGTAAGTGCAAGACGTCTTACTGCTTGCGAAACTGCTCCTGCAACAACACAGGACTTTCTTGTACTGAAGGATGCTACTGCATGGCAGATGATGAAGTATGTAAAAACCCGCATGGTGTTACCTGCATAAGTGACTCTGAAGAAAGCGACGAGGAGTAA